A genomic window from Indicator indicator isolate 239-I01 chromosome 10, UM_Iind_1.1, whole genome shotgun sequence includes:
- the USP33 gene encoding ubiquitin carboxyl-terminal hydrolase 33 isoform X4 has protein sequence MSSPSSNCPHLESVGEITKEELIQKSHGTCQDCKVRGPNLWACLEDRCTYVGCGESHVDHSTTHSQETKHCLTVNLTTLRVWCYACSKEVFLDRKLGSHSPLPNARLSHQAQENSVQDFKIPSNPTLKIPLAAVFDDLDIEVEEDELKTRGLTGLKNIGNTCYMNAALQALSNCPPLTHFFLDCGGLARTDKKPAICKSYLKLMTELWHKSRPGSVVPTGLFQGIKTVNPTFRGYSQQDAQEFLRCLMDLLHEELKEPVVELEDAQPISVDESMEEDKSQSDVGFQTCESCGTCDKTENDTIFKPVLEDPAETTMLIQDDDNNSITSKDWQKEKITSNKLKRANSMEDLEKDTNTASEVTEFLNNQGTVKVQIHSRFSEYINDVHMNDTTAVQTPFPNEGMNTRLSNSPPKSFSSCSSLAPVHKKVSTVPSPKRKKRKKYRSVISDIFDGTIISSVQCLTCDRLSVTLETFQDLSLPIPGKEDLAKLHSASHQTSLVKAGSCGEAPQGWIAFFMEYFKRFVVSCVPSWFWGPVVTLQDCLAAFFARDELKGDNMYSCGRCKKLRNGVKFCKVQKFPEILCIHLKRFRHELMFSTKIGTHVSFPLEDLDLQPFLAKDSPAQIVTYDLLSVICHHGTASSVPPHKASFIEDLVVMLPQNIWDNLYSRYGGGPAVNHLYVCHTCQIESERIEKRRKNELEMFIRLNRAFQEEESPSTFYCISMQWFREWEGFVKGKDSDPPGPIDNAKIAVTKCGNAVLKQGADSGQISEETWNFLQSIYGGGPEIILRPPVPPVEPDILQTEEKIELETHGL, from the exons ATGTCATCACCCAGCAGCAATTGCCCACACTTGGAGTCAGTTGGTGAGATAACAAAAGAGGAACTGATACAGAAATCTCAT GGCACTTGTCAGGACTGTAAAGTCAGAGGACCCAACCTTTGGGCATGCTTAGAG GACAGATGTACCTATGTTGGCTGTGGTGAATCTCATGTTGATCACAGTACCACCCATTCCCAG GAGACAAAACACTGTCTAACTGTCAACCTTACTACACTCCGTGTTTGGTGTTATGCCTGTAGTAAGGAAGTATTCCTGGATAGAAAATTAGGATCTCATTCTCCACTACCAAATGCAAGACTGTCTCACCAAGCACAAGAAAACAGTGTGCAG GATTTTAAAATACCTAGTAATCCCACACTGAAGATTCCACTGGCAGCTGTATTTGATGACTTAGATATAGAAGTGGAAGAAGATGAGTTAAAGACTAGAG GTCTAACAGGATTAAAAAATATTGGAAACACTTGTTACATGAATGCAGCTTTACAAGCTCTTTCCAACTG CCCACCTTTGACGCACTTTTTTCTTGACTGTGGAGGTTTAGCCCGAACGGATAAGAAACCAGCAATTTGCAAGAGTTACCTCAAGCTTATGACAGAACTCTGGCACAAAAGCAG GCCTGGTTCTGTTGTTCCTACTGGTTTATTTCAGGGAATTAAAACTGTTAATCCAACATTTCGAGGCTACTCTCAGCAG GATGCACAAGAGTTTTTGCGTTGTCTAATGGATTTGCTTCATGAAGAACTTAAAGAACCTGTTGTAGAACTCGAAGATGCCCAGCCTATAAGTGTTGATGAGAGTATGGAAGAAGACAAGAGCCAGTCAGATGTAGGCTTTCAGACCTGTGAATCCTGTGGTACCTGtgataaaacagaaaatgaCACTATTTTCAAACCTGTCTTAGAAGATCCTGCAGAGACAACCATGTTAATTCAGGATGATGATAACAACTCAATCACATCCAAAGactggcagaaagaaaaaataacaagCAACAAGCTTAAACGAGCAAATTCTATGGAAGACTTGGAAAAAGACACCAACACTGCTTCAGAAGTCACTGAATTTTTAAATAATCAAGGAACTGTCAAAGTACAGATACACAGCAGATTCTCAG AATACATCAATGATGTCCACATGAATGATACAACTGCAGTCCAAACCCCGTTTCCAAATGAAGGGATGAACACACGCTTATCAAACAGTCCTCCAAAATCATTCTCATCATGCTCTTCACTAGCACCAGTCCACAAAAAAG TTTCAACTGTACCGTCACCAAAAAGGAAGAAGCGCAAGAAGTACAGGAGTGTTATCTCTGATATATTTGATGGGACTATAATAAGCTCAGTACAGTGCTTGACTTGTGATCGG cTGTCTGTAACCCTGGAGACCTTCCAGGATCTGTCCTTGCCTATTCCAGGTAAGGAAGATCTTGCTAAGCTCCATTCTGCAAGTCATCAGACATCTCTAGTCAAGGCAGGGTCATGTGGAGAAGCCCCCCAGGGATGGATAGCTTTTTTTATGGAATATTTCAAAAG GTTTGTTGTCTCATGTGTTCCTAGCTGGTTTTGGGGTCCAGTTGTAACCTTACAAGATTGTCTTGCTGCCTTTTTCGCCAGAGATGAGCTCAAGG GTGATAACATGTACAGCTGTGGAAGGTGTAAAAA GTTAAGAAATGGAGTGAAATTCTGCAAAGTGCAAAAATTTCCTGAG ATACTGTGTATTCATCTAAAAAGATTTAGACATGAACTTATGTTTTCCACAAAAATTGGGACCCATGTATCCTTTCCCTTGGAAGACCTTGatcttcagcctttccttgcaAAGGACAGTCCAGCTCAAATAGTGACTTATGATCTTTTATCTGTCATCTGCCATCACGGAACTGCCAGCA GTGTTCCTCCACACAAAGCTAGCTTCATAGAGGACTTAGTTGTAATGCTACCTCAGAATATATGGGATAATCTGTATAGCAG ATATGGAGGAGGACCAGCTGTTAACCATCTCTATGTTTGTCACACCTGCCAAATAGAGTCTGAAAGAAttgaaaaaagaaggaaaaatgaattGGAAATGTTTATTCGG cttaaTAGAGCATTCCAAGAAGAAGAATCTCCATCAACATTTTACTGCATCAGTATGCAATGGTTCAGAGAATGGGAAGGATTTGTAAAGGGTAAAGACAGCG
- the USP33 gene encoding ubiquitin carboxyl-terminal hydrolase 33 isoform X2, with translation MSSPSSNCPHLESVGEITKEELIQKSHGTCQDCKVRGPNLWACLEDRCTYVGCGESHVDHSTTHSQETKHCLTVNLTTLRVWCYACSKEVFLDRKLGSHSPLPNARLSHQAQENSVQDFKIPSNPTLKIPLAAVFDDLDIEVEEDELKTRGLTGLKNIGNTCYMNAALQALSNCPPLTHFFLDCGGLARTDKKPAICKSYLKLMTELWHKSRPGSVVPTGLFQGIKTVNPTFRGYSQQDAQEFLRCLMDLLHEELKEPVVELEDAQPISVDESMEEDKSQSDVGFQTCESCGTCDKTENDTIFKPVLEDPAETTMLIQDDDNNSITSKDWQKEKITSNKLKRANSMEDLEKDTNTASEVTEFLNNQGTVKVQIHSRFSEYINDVHMNDTTAVQTPFPNEGMNTRLSNSPPKSFSSCSSLAPVHKKVSTVPSPKRKKRKKYRSVISDIFDGTIISSVQCLTCDRLSVTLETFQDLSLPIPGKEDLAKLHSASHQTSLVKAGSCGEAPQGWIAFFMEYFKSWFWGPVVTLQDCLAAFFARDELKGDNMYSCGRCKKLRNGVKFCKVQKFPEILCIHLKRFRHELMFSTKIGTHVSFPLEDLDLQPFLAKDSPAQIVTYDLLSVICHHGTASSGHYIAYCRNNLNNLWYEFDDQSVTEVSESTVQNAEAYVLFYRKSSEEAQRERRRISSLLNMMEPSLLQFYISRQWLNKFKTFAEPGPISNNDFLCMHGGVPPHKASFIEDLVVMLPQNIWDNLYSRYGGGPAVNHLYVCHTCQIESERIEKRRKNELEMFIRLNRAFQEEESPSTFYCISMQWFREWEGFVKGKDSDPPGPIDNAKIAVTKCGNAVLKQGADSGQISEETWNFLQSIYGGGPEIILRPPVPPVEPDILQTEEKIELETHGL, from the exons ATGTCATCACCCAGCAGCAATTGCCCACACTTGGAGTCAGTTGGTGAGATAACAAAAGAGGAACTGATACAGAAATCTCAT GGCACTTGTCAGGACTGTAAAGTCAGAGGACCCAACCTTTGGGCATGCTTAGAG GACAGATGTACCTATGTTGGCTGTGGTGAATCTCATGTTGATCACAGTACCACCCATTCCCAG GAGACAAAACACTGTCTAACTGTCAACCTTACTACACTCCGTGTTTGGTGTTATGCCTGTAGTAAGGAAGTATTCCTGGATAGAAAATTAGGATCTCATTCTCCACTACCAAATGCAAGACTGTCTCACCAAGCACAAGAAAACAGTGTGCAG GATTTTAAAATACCTAGTAATCCCACACTGAAGATTCCACTGGCAGCTGTATTTGATGACTTAGATATAGAAGTGGAAGAAGATGAGTTAAAGACTAGAG GTCTAACAGGATTAAAAAATATTGGAAACACTTGTTACATGAATGCAGCTTTACAAGCTCTTTCCAACTG CCCACCTTTGACGCACTTTTTTCTTGACTGTGGAGGTTTAGCCCGAACGGATAAGAAACCAGCAATTTGCAAGAGTTACCTCAAGCTTATGACAGAACTCTGGCACAAAAGCAG GCCTGGTTCTGTTGTTCCTACTGGTTTATTTCAGGGAATTAAAACTGTTAATCCAACATTTCGAGGCTACTCTCAGCAG GATGCACAAGAGTTTTTGCGTTGTCTAATGGATTTGCTTCATGAAGAACTTAAAGAACCTGTTGTAGAACTCGAAGATGCCCAGCCTATAAGTGTTGATGAGAGTATGGAAGAAGACAAGAGCCAGTCAGATGTAGGCTTTCAGACCTGTGAATCCTGTGGTACCTGtgataaaacagaaaatgaCACTATTTTCAAACCTGTCTTAGAAGATCCTGCAGAGACAACCATGTTAATTCAGGATGATGATAACAACTCAATCACATCCAAAGactggcagaaagaaaaaataacaagCAACAAGCTTAAACGAGCAAATTCTATGGAAGACTTGGAAAAAGACACCAACACTGCTTCAGAAGTCACTGAATTTTTAAATAATCAAGGAACTGTCAAAGTACAGATACACAGCAGATTCTCAG AATACATCAATGATGTCCACATGAATGATACAACTGCAGTCCAAACCCCGTTTCCAAATGAAGGGATGAACACACGCTTATCAAACAGTCCTCCAAAATCATTCTCATCATGCTCTTCACTAGCACCAGTCCACAAAAAAG TTTCAACTGTACCGTCACCAAAAAGGAAGAAGCGCAAGAAGTACAGGAGTGTTATCTCTGATATATTTGATGGGACTATAATAAGCTCAGTACAGTGCTTGACTTGTGATCGG cTGTCTGTAACCCTGGAGACCTTCCAGGATCTGTCCTTGCCTATTCCAGGTAAGGAAGATCTTGCTAAGCTCCATTCTGCAAGTCATCAGACATCTCTAGTCAAGGCAGGGTCATGTGGAGAAGCCCCCCAGGGATGGATAGCTTTTTTTATGGAATATTTCAAAAG CTGGTTTTGGGGTCCAGTTGTAACCTTACAAGATTGTCTTGCTGCCTTTTTCGCCAGAGATGAGCTCAAGG GTGATAACATGTACAGCTGTGGAAGGTGTAAAAA GTTAAGAAATGGAGTGAAATTCTGCAAAGTGCAAAAATTTCCTGAG ATACTGTGTATTCATCTAAAAAGATTTAGACATGAACTTATGTTTTCCACAAAAATTGGGACCCATGTATCCTTTCCCTTGGAAGACCTTGatcttcagcctttccttgcaAAGGACAGTCCAGCTCAAATAGTGACTTATGATCTTTTATCTGTCATCTGCCATCACGGAACTGCCAGCA GTGGACATTATATAGCTTATTGCCGCaacaatttaaataatttatggTATGAATTTGATGACCAGAGTGTCACAGAAGTATCAGAATCCACAGTGCAAAATGCGGAGGCTTATGTCCTCTTCTACAG GAAGAGCAGTGAAGAagcacagagagagaggaggagaatatCAAGTCTACTGAATATGATGGAACCCAGTCTTCTGCAGTTCTACATTTCCAGGCAGTGGTTAAATAAATTCAAGACTTTTGCAGAGCCAGGACCTATTTCAAATAATGACTTTCTCTGTATGCATGGAG GTGTTCCTCCACACAAAGCTAGCTTCATAGAGGACTTAGTTGTAATGCTACCTCAGAATATATGGGATAATCTGTATAGCAG ATATGGAGGAGGACCAGCTGTTAACCATCTCTATGTTTGTCACACCTGCCAAATAGAGTCTGAAAGAAttgaaaaaagaaggaaaaatgaattGGAAATGTTTATTCGG cttaaTAGAGCATTCCAAGAAGAAGAATCTCCATCAACATTTTACTGCATCAGTATGCAATGGTTCAGAGAATGGGAAGGATTTGTAAAGGGTAAAGACAGCG
- the USP33 gene encoding ubiquitin carboxyl-terminal hydrolase 33 isoform X1, whose amino-acid sequence MSSPSSNCPHLESVGEITKEELIQKSHGTCQDCKVRGPNLWACLEDRCTYVGCGESHVDHSTTHSQETKHCLTVNLTTLRVWCYACSKEVFLDRKLGSHSPLPNARLSHQAQENSVQDFKIPSNPTLKIPLAAVFDDLDIEVEEDELKTRGLTGLKNIGNTCYMNAALQALSNCPPLTHFFLDCGGLARTDKKPAICKSYLKLMTELWHKSRPGSVVPTGLFQGIKTVNPTFRGYSQQDAQEFLRCLMDLLHEELKEPVVELEDAQPISVDESMEEDKSQSDVGFQTCESCGTCDKTENDTIFKPVLEDPAETTMLIQDDDNNSITSKDWQKEKITSNKLKRANSMEDLEKDTNTASEVTEFLNNQGTVKVQIHSRFSEYINDVHMNDTTAVQTPFPNEGMNTRLSNSPPKSFSSCSSLAPVHKKVSTVPSPKRKKRKKYRSVISDIFDGTIISSVQCLTCDRLSVTLETFQDLSLPIPGKEDLAKLHSASHQTSLVKAGSCGEAPQGWIAFFMEYFKRFVVSCVPSWFWGPVVTLQDCLAAFFARDELKGDNMYSCGRCKKLRNGVKFCKVQKFPEILCIHLKRFRHELMFSTKIGTHVSFPLEDLDLQPFLAKDSPAQIVTYDLLSVICHHGTASSGHYIAYCRNNLNNLWYEFDDQSVTEVSESTVQNAEAYVLFYRKSSEEAQRERRRISSLLNMMEPSLLQFYISRQWLNKFKTFAEPGPISNNDFLCMHGGVPPHKASFIEDLVVMLPQNIWDNLYSRYGGGPAVNHLYVCHTCQIESERIEKRRKNELEMFIRLNRAFQEEESPSTFYCISMQWFREWEGFVKGKDSDPPGPIDNAKIAVTKCGNAVLKQGADSGQISEETWNFLQSIYGGGPEIILRPPVPPVEPDILQTEEKIELETHGL is encoded by the exons ATGTCATCACCCAGCAGCAATTGCCCACACTTGGAGTCAGTTGGTGAGATAACAAAAGAGGAACTGATACAGAAATCTCAT GGCACTTGTCAGGACTGTAAAGTCAGAGGACCCAACCTTTGGGCATGCTTAGAG GACAGATGTACCTATGTTGGCTGTGGTGAATCTCATGTTGATCACAGTACCACCCATTCCCAG GAGACAAAACACTGTCTAACTGTCAACCTTACTACACTCCGTGTTTGGTGTTATGCCTGTAGTAAGGAAGTATTCCTGGATAGAAAATTAGGATCTCATTCTCCACTACCAAATGCAAGACTGTCTCACCAAGCACAAGAAAACAGTGTGCAG GATTTTAAAATACCTAGTAATCCCACACTGAAGATTCCACTGGCAGCTGTATTTGATGACTTAGATATAGAAGTGGAAGAAGATGAGTTAAAGACTAGAG GTCTAACAGGATTAAAAAATATTGGAAACACTTGTTACATGAATGCAGCTTTACAAGCTCTTTCCAACTG CCCACCTTTGACGCACTTTTTTCTTGACTGTGGAGGTTTAGCCCGAACGGATAAGAAACCAGCAATTTGCAAGAGTTACCTCAAGCTTATGACAGAACTCTGGCACAAAAGCAG GCCTGGTTCTGTTGTTCCTACTGGTTTATTTCAGGGAATTAAAACTGTTAATCCAACATTTCGAGGCTACTCTCAGCAG GATGCACAAGAGTTTTTGCGTTGTCTAATGGATTTGCTTCATGAAGAACTTAAAGAACCTGTTGTAGAACTCGAAGATGCCCAGCCTATAAGTGTTGATGAGAGTATGGAAGAAGACAAGAGCCAGTCAGATGTAGGCTTTCAGACCTGTGAATCCTGTGGTACCTGtgataaaacagaaaatgaCACTATTTTCAAACCTGTCTTAGAAGATCCTGCAGAGACAACCATGTTAATTCAGGATGATGATAACAACTCAATCACATCCAAAGactggcagaaagaaaaaataacaagCAACAAGCTTAAACGAGCAAATTCTATGGAAGACTTGGAAAAAGACACCAACACTGCTTCAGAAGTCACTGAATTTTTAAATAATCAAGGAACTGTCAAAGTACAGATACACAGCAGATTCTCAG AATACATCAATGATGTCCACATGAATGATACAACTGCAGTCCAAACCCCGTTTCCAAATGAAGGGATGAACACACGCTTATCAAACAGTCCTCCAAAATCATTCTCATCATGCTCTTCACTAGCACCAGTCCACAAAAAAG TTTCAACTGTACCGTCACCAAAAAGGAAGAAGCGCAAGAAGTACAGGAGTGTTATCTCTGATATATTTGATGGGACTATAATAAGCTCAGTACAGTGCTTGACTTGTGATCGG cTGTCTGTAACCCTGGAGACCTTCCAGGATCTGTCCTTGCCTATTCCAGGTAAGGAAGATCTTGCTAAGCTCCATTCTGCAAGTCATCAGACATCTCTAGTCAAGGCAGGGTCATGTGGAGAAGCCCCCCAGGGATGGATAGCTTTTTTTATGGAATATTTCAAAAG GTTTGTTGTCTCATGTGTTCCTAGCTGGTTTTGGGGTCCAGTTGTAACCTTACAAGATTGTCTTGCTGCCTTTTTCGCCAGAGATGAGCTCAAGG GTGATAACATGTACAGCTGTGGAAGGTGTAAAAA GTTAAGAAATGGAGTGAAATTCTGCAAAGTGCAAAAATTTCCTGAG ATACTGTGTATTCATCTAAAAAGATTTAGACATGAACTTATGTTTTCCACAAAAATTGGGACCCATGTATCCTTTCCCTTGGAAGACCTTGatcttcagcctttccttgcaAAGGACAGTCCAGCTCAAATAGTGACTTATGATCTTTTATCTGTCATCTGCCATCACGGAACTGCCAGCA GTGGACATTATATAGCTTATTGCCGCaacaatttaaataatttatggTATGAATTTGATGACCAGAGTGTCACAGAAGTATCAGAATCCACAGTGCAAAATGCGGAGGCTTATGTCCTCTTCTACAG GAAGAGCAGTGAAGAagcacagagagagaggaggagaatatCAAGTCTACTGAATATGATGGAACCCAGTCTTCTGCAGTTCTACATTTCCAGGCAGTGGTTAAATAAATTCAAGACTTTTGCAGAGCCAGGACCTATTTCAAATAATGACTTTCTCTGTATGCATGGAG GTGTTCCTCCACACAAAGCTAGCTTCATAGAGGACTTAGTTGTAATGCTACCTCAGAATATATGGGATAATCTGTATAGCAG ATATGGAGGAGGACCAGCTGTTAACCATCTCTATGTTTGTCACACCTGCCAAATAGAGTCTGAAAGAAttgaaaaaagaaggaaaaatgaattGGAAATGTTTATTCGG cttaaTAGAGCATTCCAAGAAGAAGAATCTCCATCAACATTTTACTGCATCAGTATGCAATGGTTCAGAGAATGGGAAGGATTTGTAAAGGGTAAAGACAGCG
- the USP33 gene encoding ubiquitin carboxyl-terminal hydrolase 33 isoform X6 → MSSPSSNCPHLESVGEITKEELIQKSHGTCQDCKVRGPNLWACLEDRCTYVGCGESHVDHSTTHSQETKHCLTVNLTTLRVWCYACSKEVFLDRKLGSHSPLPNARLSHQAQENSVQDFKIPSNPTLKIPLAAVFDDLDIEVEEDELKTRGLTGLKNIGNTCYMNAALQALSNCPPLTHFFLDCGGLARTDKKPAICKSYLKLMTELWHKSRPGSVVPTGLFQGIKTVNPTFRGYSQQDAQEFLRCLMDLLHEELKEPVVELEDAQPISVDESMEEDKSQSDVGFQTCESCGTCDKTENDTIFKPVLEDPAETTMLIQDDDNNSITSKDWQKEKITSNKLKRANSMEDLEKDTNTASEVTEFLNNQGTVKVQIHSRFSEYINDVHMNDTTAVQTPFPNEGMNTRLSNSPPKSFSSCSSLAPVHKKVSTVPSPKRKKRKKYRSVISDIFDGTIISSVQCLTCDRLSVTLETFQDLSLPIPGKEDLAKLHSASHQTSLVKAGSCGEAPQGWIAFFMEYFKSWFWGPVVTLQDCLAAFFARDELKGDNMYSCGRCKKLRNGVKFCKVQKFPEILCIHLKRFRHELMFSTKIGTHVSFPLEDLDLQPFLAKDSPAQIVTYDLLSVICHHGTASSVPPHKASFIEDLVVMLPQNIWDNLYSRYGGGPAVNHLYVCHTCQIESERIEKRRKNELEMFIRLNRAFQEEESPSTFYCISMQWFREWEGFVKGKDSDPPGPIDNAKIAVTKCGNAVLKQGADSGQISEETWNFLQSIYGGGPEIILRPPVPPVEPDILQTEEKIELETHGL, encoded by the exons ATGTCATCACCCAGCAGCAATTGCCCACACTTGGAGTCAGTTGGTGAGATAACAAAAGAGGAACTGATACAGAAATCTCAT GGCACTTGTCAGGACTGTAAAGTCAGAGGACCCAACCTTTGGGCATGCTTAGAG GACAGATGTACCTATGTTGGCTGTGGTGAATCTCATGTTGATCACAGTACCACCCATTCCCAG GAGACAAAACACTGTCTAACTGTCAACCTTACTACACTCCGTGTTTGGTGTTATGCCTGTAGTAAGGAAGTATTCCTGGATAGAAAATTAGGATCTCATTCTCCACTACCAAATGCAAGACTGTCTCACCAAGCACAAGAAAACAGTGTGCAG GATTTTAAAATACCTAGTAATCCCACACTGAAGATTCCACTGGCAGCTGTATTTGATGACTTAGATATAGAAGTGGAAGAAGATGAGTTAAAGACTAGAG GTCTAACAGGATTAAAAAATATTGGAAACACTTGTTACATGAATGCAGCTTTACAAGCTCTTTCCAACTG CCCACCTTTGACGCACTTTTTTCTTGACTGTGGAGGTTTAGCCCGAACGGATAAGAAACCAGCAATTTGCAAGAGTTACCTCAAGCTTATGACAGAACTCTGGCACAAAAGCAG GCCTGGTTCTGTTGTTCCTACTGGTTTATTTCAGGGAATTAAAACTGTTAATCCAACATTTCGAGGCTACTCTCAGCAG GATGCACAAGAGTTTTTGCGTTGTCTAATGGATTTGCTTCATGAAGAACTTAAAGAACCTGTTGTAGAACTCGAAGATGCCCAGCCTATAAGTGTTGATGAGAGTATGGAAGAAGACAAGAGCCAGTCAGATGTAGGCTTTCAGACCTGTGAATCCTGTGGTACCTGtgataaaacagaaaatgaCACTATTTTCAAACCTGTCTTAGAAGATCCTGCAGAGACAACCATGTTAATTCAGGATGATGATAACAACTCAATCACATCCAAAGactggcagaaagaaaaaataacaagCAACAAGCTTAAACGAGCAAATTCTATGGAAGACTTGGAAAAAGACACCAACACTGCTTCAGAAGTCACTGAATTTTTAAATAATCAAGGAACTGTCAAAGTACAGATACACAGCAGATTCTCAG AATACATCAATGATGTCCACATGAATGATACAACTGCAGTCCAAACCCCGTTTCCAAATGAAGGGATGAACACACGCTTATCAAACAGTCCTCCAAAATCATTCTCATCATGCTCTTCACTAGCACCAGTCCACAAAAAAG TTTCAACTGTACCGTCACCAAAAAGGAAGAAGCGCAAGAAGTACAGGAGTGTTATCTCTGATATATTTGATGGGACTATAATAAGCTCAGTACAGTGCTTGACTTGTGATCGG cTGTCTGTAACCCTGGAGACCTTCCAGGATCTGTCCTTGCCTATTCCAGGTAAGGAAGATCTTGCTAAGCTCCATTCTGCAAGTCATCAGACATCTCTAGTCAAGGCAGGGTCATGTGGAGAAGCCCCCCAGGGATGGATAGCTTTTTTTATGGAATATTTCAAAAG CTGGTTTTGGGGTCCAGTTGTAACCTTACAAGATTGTCTTGCTGCCTTTTTCGCCAGAGATGAGCTCAAGG GTGATAACATGTACAGCTGTGGAAGGTGTAAAAA GTTAAGAAATGGAGTGAAATTCTGCAAAGTGCAAAAATTTCCTGAG ATACTGTGTATTCATCTAAAAAGATTTAGACATGAACTTATGTTTTCCACAAAAATTGGGACCCATGTATCCTTTCCCTTGGAAGACCTTGatcttcagcctttccttgcaAAGGACAGTCCAGCTCAAATAGTGACTTATGATCTTTTATCTGTCATCTGCCATCACGGAACTGCCAGCA GTGTTCCTCCACACAAAGCTAGCTTCATAGAGGACTTAGTTGTAATGCTACCTCAGAATATATGGGATAATCTGTATAGCAG ATATGGAGGAGGACCAGCTGTTAACCATCTCTATGTTTGTCACACCTGCCAAATAGAGTCTGAAAGAAttgaaaaaagaaggaaaaatgaattGGAAATGTTTATTCGG cttaaTAGAGCATTCCAAGAAGAAGAATCTCCATCAACATTTTACTGCATCAGTATGCAATGGTTCAGAGAATGGGAAGGATTTGTAAAGGGTAAAGACAGCG